A genomic segment from Juglans regia cultivar Chandler chromosome 14, Walnut 2.0, whole genome shotgun sequence encodes:
- the LOC108980696 gene encoding MND1-interacting protein 1-like: protein MGGSEKHAKSNQNPQSKKLNNDNDEENHHLPETTEPDSELVQAEYYPTPRKCDQNPELGQTSSYGDSSKNNDTSNVNLKPSVSTDFDMKNLKYYSEQQLEELLQKKLEMIYNEAYVRLICHGYSHDVVLKAILTNGHGFGDMDILTNIVQNSLNYIKTGFVLDDGTYIQGQQVFGDMKMLVKNSLAVMIYLLRQVRPNLIKRDAMRCLLMSNFHLGVSSTIKVPFSTNECEDQVAEDDSLVNASIEVCEVQSDQFSGDGQSDDLSKNGPSEDLGFWLDRKFNVVKSLKHTPSLEAMLKMNIETFAAACRATVKMSPKMQATETSLPRKKSTEPLEWEDSCMVNLILGGFGDLRLNEQSESESLDPKIEIISSLVQNIKDIKQQVKDRKEWAQKKVVQAAKKLSHDLSEIKMLRVENGGERQAKNDEVEVNKEALKKLMQLENALRRAGCQADLAKLANRNISAKNAEIRAEVEAFKLSASESDKMCMEVGRRENKCLKKILALEKQNNKYREEIEEEKKKSSHLHQQLFDLKKAQEETEVMWRQEVEAKELAIAHVQEEQRLKKEVEVDIKRKHGALRQKMDLDYQRCKDDKLRLEQEISSLQLSLDSSNPNHLQDVSARPEEDTVGVMLPDLSELLDFSEEEIVHDRICLICMENEVSVVFLPCAHQVLCANCTEDHCKNAEAKCPCCQGPIAQIIRVYGTSL, encoded by the exons ATGGGTGGCTCAGAAAAACATGCCAAGAGCAACCAAAATCCCCAGTCCAAGAAACTCAATAACGACAATGATGAAGAGAACCACCACCTCCCAGAGACAACAGAACCTGATTCTGAATTGGTTCAAGCTGAATATTATCCTACTCCAAGAAAATGTGACCAAAACCCTGAACTGGGCCAAACTTCATCATATGGTGATTCAAGCAAGAATAACGATACCAGTAATGTTAATCTGAAACCGTCTGTGAGTACGGATTTTGACatgaaaaacttgaaatattactCTGAGCAACAGTTGGAAGAATTGCTTCAAAAGAAACTCGAAATGATTTATAATGAAGCTTATGTGAGGTTAATATGTCATGGCTATTCACATGATGTTGTGCTGAAGGCGATCTTGACAAATGGACACGGGTTTGGTGACATGGATATTTTGACAAACATTGTGCAAAATTCGcttaattatatcaaaactgGTTTTGTACTTGATGATGGAACTTATATACAAGGCCAACAGGTTTTTGGGGATATGAAGATGTTGGTTAAAAATTCGCTTGCGGTCATGATTTACTTGCTTCGCCAAGTTCGGCCCAACTTGATCAAAAGAGATGCCATGCGGTGTCTCCTCATGAGCAATTTTCATTTGGGGGTATCCAGTACCATAAAAGTACCATTTTCGACAAATGAGTGTGAGGATCAGGTGGCTGAGGATGACAGTTTAGTTAATGCATCTATCGAGGTTTGTGAAGTTCAAAGTGATCAGTTTTCTGGTGATGGCCAGTCCGATGATTTAAGCAAAAATGGTCCGTCAGAGGACCTTGGTTTTTGGTTAGATAGAAAGTTTAATGTTGTTAAGAGCTTAAAGCATACACCATCGTTGGAAGCTATGTTGAAAATGAACATTGAAACTTTTGCAGCTGCTTGCCGTGCTACAGTTAAGATGTCTCCAAAAATGCAGGCCACAGAGACCTCCTTGCCAAGGAAAAAATCAACTGAACCACTTGAATGGGAGGACTCTTGTATGGTTAACTTAATTTTGGGTGGATTTGGTGATTTAAGGCTAAATGAGCAGTCAGAGAGTGAATCCCTCGATCCTAAGATTGAAATCATCTCAAGTTTAGTCCAGAATATTAAAGATATCAAGCAACAGGTGAAGGACCGAAAGGAGTGGGCTCAGAAGAAAGTGGTTCAAGCTGCTAAAAAGCTCAGCCATGATCTTTCAGAGATCAAGATGTTGAGAGTAGAGAATGGAGGAGAACGGCAAGCAAAGAATGACGAAGTGGAAGTTAATAAGGAGGCCTTAAAGAAGCTTATGCAACTGGAGAATGCTCTGAGGAGGGCTGGTTGTCAAGCAGACCTTGCAAAACTAGCTAACAGAAATATTTCAGCAAAAAATGCAGAAATCAGAGCAGAGGTTGAGGCTTTTAAGTTGAGTGCATCGGAGTCAGATAAAATGTGCATGGAGGTTGGGAGGAGGGAAAATAAGTGCTTGAAGAAAATCTTGGCCTTGGAGAAACAGAACAACAAATACCGGGAGGAGAttgaagaggagaaaaagaagtcCTCGCATTTACATCAGCAGTTGTTCGACCTCAAAAAGGCTCAGGAGGAAACTGAG GTGATGTGGCGGCAGGAAGTAGAAGCTAAAGAGCTTGCCATAGCCCATGTGCAGGAAGAACAGAGATTAAAGAAAGAAGTGGAGGTCGACATAAAAAGAAAGCATGGTGCCTTGCGGCAAAAGATGGACCTAGATTATCAGCGTTGTAAAGATGACAAGCTGCGACTTGAGCAGGAAATATCCTCTCTCCAATTATCTTTAGATTCCAGCAATCCAAATCATCTACAAGATGTTTCTGCAAGACCTGAGGAAGATACAGTTGGGGTGATGCTTCCTGATTTAAGTGAACTGCTAGATTTTTCTGAGGAAGAAATCGTCCATGATCGAATATGCTTGATCTGTATGGAAAATGAAGTTTCTGTTGTTTTCCTGCCATGTGCCCATCAAGTTCTATGTGCCAATTGCACCGAGGATCACTGCAAGAATGCAGAAGCTAAGTGTCCATGTTGCCAGGGCCCAATTGCACAGATAATCCGTGTTTATGGTACAAGCTTATAG